The Salvia miltiorrhiza cultivar Shanhuang (shh) chromosome 1, IMPLAD_Smil_shh, whole genome shotgun sequence genome has a window encoding:
- the LOC130998652 gene encoding uncharacterized protein LOC130998652 isoform X1, producing the protein MSNRFVNQNKNDYRTSAKSQKKFVPKRDSQNPNSHQTLSNTLRSTNTPTGEGGDAVAASASRVRVGEDGLSRASTSGNFVIYLPQDEAVAAGLEEGGLDPVESQRVVDLLNRELSRLLKLRPRDFWREVATDESLNAFLESFLKFRSRWYDFPHRGAREIVAGVIVGEFELCRRVFMVLYRLSSNRDPGTKAADSLSPKDHEALLQKKKLLELPKLLDICAIYGHENEELSQKLVTNAIKVQPYIQDAFPVLISHFISIVQTMYQRCNSTLEGLLSSGGHQDQGSSHLHLDYMEVMDFINDSVVSLDSFVNAHKHAAVFFSSPVELSYGNEELLTTLARLHDSFLPSLLKGFHILSEAAEDRNKEISSDLLSNAFTSLKILSTRIAKFGWRLLYFCYLSDEAFENSYSFPVSMKMFPANVEDPVVRADIIIQTIRDLTVDHTDGPGGRTWGTFIQEIEKNHKMMSRIELLRETGWLSIDDEQFQFLAVIMKTSARADIKQKSSNPLPASSYKTQTDEDVAIVESKISQIKELFPDYGRGFLVACLEAYNQDTEEVIQRILEGTLHEELQSLDISLEKVPPSKPTSSGSSHDKGKGKLVESAISPPEVMAPTTVYQAGASSVSSSSSFGRFTRKNMNDLYDSETLNAKNDEALAKTATLASQLEYEDEYDDSFDDLGLSVGDSGLEESETLGEKHTHRGRSTEADTGSSTSGADSSKWGSRKKPQFYVKDGKNYSYRVDGAVAVANQNEANLVNLAQKELIHGLGRGGNLPLGAVKSLVDSKEEQNDEEDGGDEGGRRGGRGAYRGRGRRGFISNTNTMNRSSPESNEQQEGQDNDGVGGRGGGFGRGGGRRGGGGRGRNNFRKDRAMSKHLGGLPAHYN; encoded by the exons ATGTCAAATCGATTCGTTAACCAGAACAAGAATGATTACAGAACTTCAGCAAAATCCCAGAAGAAATTTGTTCCCAAGAGGGATTCCCAGAACCCTAACTCTCACCAAACCCTCTCTAACACCCTCCGCTCCACAAACACCCCTACCGGCGAAGGAGGCGATGCTGTGGCGGCGTCTGCTAGCAGAGTACGGGTGGGTGAGGATGGGTTAAGTAGAGCCTCCacgagtggcaattttgtaattTACTTGCCCCAGGATGAAGCTGTGGCGGCTGGGCTGGAGGAGGGCGGATTGGATCCTGTGGAGTCTCAGCGTGTTGTTGATCTGCTGAATAGGGAGTTGTCTCGGTTGCTGAAGTTGCGCCCTAGAGATTTCTGGAGAGAAG TGGCCACTGACGAATCACTGAATGCCTTCCTTGAAAGTTTTCTGAAATTCAGAAGTAGGTGGTATGATTTCCCACACCGTGGAGCCCGGGAAATAGTTGCTGGAGTGATTGTTGGCGAGTTTGAGCTGTGTCGGCGAGTCTTCATGGTCTTGTACCGCTT ATCATCCAACCGGGATCCTGGGACTAAGGCTGCTGACTCATTGAGTCCAAAAGATCATGAGG CCCTTCTGCAGAAAAAGAAGTTGCTGGAGTTACCAAAACTGTTGGATATATGTGCCATATACGGTCATGAAAATGAAGAATTGTCCCAAAAACTG GTGACAAATGCAATAAAGGTTCAACCATACATCCAGGATGCTTTTCCTGTTTTGATATCGCACTTCATTAGCATTGTCCAGACCATGTATCAACGATGCAACTCAACTTTAGAG GGTTTGCTTAGTTCTGGTGGCCACCAAGACCAAGGATCCAGTCATCTTCATCTCGACTATATGGAG GTTATGGACTTCATTAATGATTCAGTTGTATCGTTGGACTCATTTGTTAATGCACATAAACATGCAGCTGTTTTCTTCTCTTCCCCGGTTGAACTGAG TTATGGGAATGAAGAATTGCTCACCACCCTTGCAAGGCTACATGACTCATTTCTTCCATCATTGCTAAAAGGCTTCCATATTCTTTCTGAAGCAGCTGAGGATAGAAACAAGGAAATATCGAGTGATTTGCTTTCAAATGCTTTTACTAGCCTGAAGATATTGTCAACGAGGATTGCAAAATTTGGATGGAGATTACTTTATTTCTGCTATCTTAGTGATGAGGCTTTTGAAAATAGTTATTCTTTTCCAGTTTCAATGAAGATGTTTCCAGCAAATGTGGAGGACCCTGTTGTTAGGGCTGATATTATAATACAGACGATAAGAGATCTCACTGTTGATCACACAGATGGTCCTGGGGGACGAACTTGGGGAACATTTATCCAGGAAATTGAGAAGAATCACAAAATGATGAGTAGGATTGAATTATTGCGGGAAACAG GTTGGTTATCAATAGATGATGAACAATTTCAATTTCTTGCTGTGATCATGAAGACTTCAGCACGAGCTGATATCAAGCAGAAATCCTCTAATCCATTACCAGCTAGCAGTTACAAGACCCAGACAGATgaagatgtggcaattgtaGAGTCAAAAATTAGTCAAATCAAGGAACTGTTTCCAGATTACGGCAGAGGCTTCCTAGTAGCATGTCTTGAAGCCTACAACCAAGATACAGAAGAGGTGATTCAGAGAATCCTTGAAGGAACTCTTCATGAAGAACTGCAATCTCTCGACATCTCATTGGAAAAAGTGCCGCCTTCAAAGCCCACATCGTCGGGGAGTAGTCATGACAAGGGTAAGGGGAAACTAGTGGAGTCTGCAATATCTCCTCCGGAAGTCATGGCACCCACTACTGTGTACCAAGCTGGAGCTTCTTCAGTTtcgtcatcttcttcatttggGAGGTTCACGCGGAAGAATATGAATGACTTGTATGATTCCGAGACCCTAAATGCCAAAAATGACGAGGCACTAGCAAAAACTGCAACCCTTGCATCTCAGCTGGAGTATGAAGATGAGTATGATGACTCTTTTGACGATCTGGGTTTAAGTGTTGGTGATTCGGGACTCGAGGAGTCTGAGACCCTCGGggagaaacacacacacagggGAAGAAGTACAGAAGCTGACACAGGCAGCTCGACTTCTGGTGCCGACAGTTCAAAGTGGGGCTCGCGTAAAAAGCCCCAATTTTATGTCAAAGATGGTAAGAACTACAGCTATAGAGTGGATGGTGCTGTGGCTGTGGCCAATCAAAATGAGGCAAACTTGGTTAACCTAGCACAAAAGGAACTTATCCATGGCCTGGGACGAGGTGGAAACCTCCCCTTGGGTGCAGTTAAAAGTTTAGTAGACTCGAAAGAGGAGCAGAACGATGAAGAGGATGGTGGTGATGAAGGTGGAAGACGAGGAGGACGAGGAGCTTACAGGGGCAGGGGAAGAAGAGGTTTTATCTCCAATACAAATACAATGAATAGGTCTTCTCCTGAATCAAATGAGCAGCAAGAAGGGCAAGATAATGACGGAGTTGGAGGAAGGGGAGGCGGCTTTGGGAGAGGTGGAGGAAGGAGAGGAGGCGGCGGTAGGGGAAGGAACAACTTCAGGAAAGACAGAGCAATGAGCAAGCATCTAGGTGGCTTACCTGCTCATTACAACTAA
- the LOC130998652 gene encoding uncharacterized protein LOC130998652 isoform X2, protein MRKKKLLELPKLLDICAIYGHENEELSQKLVTNAIKVQPYIQDAFPVLISHFISIVQTMYQRCNSTLEGLLSSGGHQDQGSSHLHLDYMEVMDFINDSVVSLDSFVNAHKHAAVFFSSPVELSYGNEELLTTLARLHDSFLPSLLKGFHILSEAAEDRNKEISSDLLSNAFTSLKILSTRIAKFGWRLLYFCYLSDEAFENSYSFPVSMKMFPANVEDPVVRADIIIQTIRDLTVDHTDGPGGRTWGTFIQEIEKNHKMMSRIELLRETGWLSIDDEQFQFLAVIMKTSARADIKQKSSNPLPASSYKTQTDEDVAIVESKISQIKELFPDYGRGFLVACLEAYNQDTEEVIQRILEGTLHEELQSLDISLEKVPPSKPTSSGSSHDKGKGKLVESAISPPEVMAPTTVYQAGASSVSSSSSFGRFTRKNMNDLYDSETLNAKNDEALAKTATLASQLEYEDEYDDSFDDLGLSVGDSGLEESETLGEKHTHRGRSTEADTGSSTSGADSSKWGSRKKPQFYVKDGKNYSYRVDGAVAVANQNEANLVNLAQKELIHGLGRGGNLPLGAVKSLVDSKEEQNDEEDGGDEGGRRGGRGAYRGRGRRGFISNTNTMNRSSPESNEQQEGQDNDGVGGRGGGFGRGGGRRGGGGRGRNNFRKDRAMSKHLGGLPAHYN, encoded by the exons ATGAGG AAAAAGAAGTTGCTGGAGTTACCAAAACTGTTGGATATATGTGCCATATACGGTCATGAAAATGAAGAATTGTCCCAAAAACTG GTGACAAATGCAATAAAGGTTCAACCATACATCCAGGATGCTTTTCCTGTTTTGATATCGCACTTCATTAGCATTGTCCAGACCATGTATCAACGATGCAACTCAACTTTAGAG GGTTTGCTTAGTTCTGGTGGCCACCAAGACCAAGGATCCAGTCATCTTCATCTCGACTATATGGAG GTTATGGACTTCATTAATGATTCAGTTGTATCGTTGGACTCATTTGTTAATGCACATAAACATGCAGCTGTTTTCTTCTCTTCCCCGGTTGAACTGAG TTATGGGAATGAAGAATTGCTCACCACCCTTGCAAGGCTACATGACTCATTTCTTCCATCATTGCTAAAAGGCTTCCATATTCTTTCTGAAGCAGCTGAGGATAGAAACAAGGAAATATCGAGTGATTTGCTTTCAAATGCTTTTACTAGCCTGAAGATATTGTCAACGAGGATTGCAAAATTTGGATGGAGATTACTTTATTTCTGCTATCTTAGTGATGAGGCTTTTGAAAATAGTTATTCTTTTCCAGTTTCAATGAAGATGTTTCCAGCAAATGTGGAGGACCCTGTTGTTAGGGCTGATATTATAATACAGACGATAAGAGATCTCACTGTTGATCACACAGATGGTCCTGGGGGACGAACTTGGGGAACATTTATCCAGGAAATTGAGAAGAATCACAAAATGATGAGTAGGATTGAATTATTGCGGGAAACAG GTTGGTTATCAATAGATGATGAACAATTTCAATTTCTTGCTGTGATCATGAAGACTTCAGCACGAGCTGATATCAAGCAGAAATCCTCTAATCCATTACCAGCTAGCAGTTACAAGACCCAGACAGATgaagatgtggcaattgtaGAGTCAAAAATTAGTCAAATCAAGGAACTGTTTCCAGATTACGGCAGAGGCTTCCTAGTAGCATGTCTTGAAGCCTACAACCAAGATACAGAAGAGGTGATTCAGAGAATCCTTGAAGGAACTCTTCATGAAGAACTGCAATCTCTCGACATCTCATTGGAAAAAGTGCCGCCTTCAAAGCCCACATCGTCGGGGAGTAGTCATGACAAGGGTAAGGGGAAACTAGTGGAGTCTGCAATATCTCCTCCGGAAGTCATGGCACCCACTACTGTGTACCAAGCTGGAGCTTCTTCAGTTtcgtcatcttcttcatttggGAGGTTCACGCGGAAGAATATGAATGACTTGTATGATTCCGAGACCCTAAATGCCAAAAATGACGAGGCACTAGCAAAAACTGCAACCCTTGCATCTCAGCTGGAGTATGAAGATGAGTATGATGACTCTTTTGACGATCTGGGTTTAAGTGTTGGTGATTCGGGACTCGAGGAGTCTGAGACCCTCGGggagaaacacacacacagggGAAGAAGTACAGAAGCTGACACAGGCAGCTCGACTTCTGGTGCCGACAGTTCAAAGTGGGGCTCGCGTAAAAAGCCCCAATTTTATGTCAAAGATGGTAAGAACTACAGCTATAGAGTGGATGGTGCTGTGGCTGTGGCCAATCAAAATGAGGCAAACTTGGTTAACCTAGCACAAAAGGAACTTATCCATGGCCTGGGACGAGGTGGAAACCTCCCCTTGGGTGCAGTTAAAAGTTTAGTAGACTCGAAAGAGGAGCAGAACGATGAAGAGGATGGTGGTGATGAAGGTGGAAGACGAGGAGGACGAGGAGCTTACAGGGGCAGGGGAAGAAGAGGTTTTATCTCCAATACAAATACAATGAATAGGTCTTCTCCTGAATCAAATGAGCAGCAAGAAGGGCAAGATAATGACGGAGTTGGAGGAAGGGGAGGCGGCTTTGGGAGAGGTGGAGGAAGGAGAGGAGGCGGCGGTAGGGGAAGGAACAACTTCAGGAAAGACAGAGCAATGAGCAAGCATCTAGGTGGCTTACCTGCTCATTACAACTAA
- the LOC130998644 gene encoding transcription factor RSL3-like yields MEAVEAFLDGEWESLSKLFSCEDSDAVMHCNSNNLFPYSWNNGGEFDANLYNNNVDHGSFHSVSQESSSSDQNERSLLDHSFPDDLMEEILHLKAQMLCNDDLDNADDSCNLKRKQAHNSSQPSKKRPRVAKKAKRAAQAQATNNDEEMNNGGGGGATVNAVGQSSSICSSEGEESESKGSTSMPKNKATKTPATDAQSLYARKRRERINERLRILQNLVPNGTKVDISTMLEEAVQYVKFLQLQIKLLSSDDKWMYAPIAYNGMDMGLYQRIAPNK; encoded by the exons atggAGGCTGTTGAGGCATTTCTTGATGGAGAATGGGAGTCATTGAGCAAACTGTTTTCTTGTGAGGATTCAGATGCTGTGATGCATTGCAACAGCAACAACTTGTTTCCATACTCTTGGAATAATGGAGGTGAATTTGATGCgaatttgtataataataatgttgATCATGGTAGCTTTCATTCTGTTTCACAAGAAAGCAGCAGCAGTGATCAGAATGAGAGGTCCCTTTTGGATCACTCATTCCCTGATGATCTCATGGAGGAAATCCTCCATTTGAAAGCACAGATGCTGTGCAATGATGACTTGGACAATGCTGATGATTCTTGCAACCTCAAGAGGAAACAAGCTCACAATTCATCACAACCATCCAAGAAGAGGCCTCGCGTGGCGAAGAAGGCCAAGAGGGCTGCACAAGCACAAGCCACCAACAATGATGAAGAAATGAACAATGGTGGCGGAGGAGGAGCAACTGTTAATGCTGTTGGCCAGAGCTCAAGCATCTGCAGCTCTGAGGGGGAAGAATCCGAGTCGAAGGGCTCCACCTCCATGCCCAAGAACAAGGCTACCAAGACCCCAGCAACTGATGCCCAAAGCCTTTATGCAAGG aaaagaagagaaaggaTCAATGAGAGATTGAGAATCTTGCAGAATCTTGTTCCTAATGGAACAAAGGTTGATATTAGCACAATGCTAGAAGAGGCAGTCCAATACGTGAAGTTTTTGCAGCTTCAGATCAAG TTGCTAAGCTCTGATGATAAGTGGATGTATGCCCCAATTGCTTACAATGGGATGGACATGGGCCTTTATCAGAGGATTGCTCCAAATAAATGA
- the LOC131010715 gene encoding uncharacterized protein LOC131010715, with the protein MTKWIWRFLVDKNLLWAKVVRASHGEFVWENSGLSKVDGKRMQPGWWKNVVSICRGDEGKWMRDNVEVVLGDGELFSFWNDWWSGEGKLSELFPRLFRISDNRAGRIKSMGNWVEGSWTWNLGWSREPRGRELQQVQSLLSIINRRDLRVDNRDGWCWKAATNGVFSVKSAYETLSRERRQRNYQIKEDELTQISKIKAPAKVTLTAWKVIKGRLPTIDNLIRRQVAIQGPNLCVICNEWEESVEHLFFSCAKIEEVWKEVILWMGKQAVFHLKAKPHFNAFANLGKKEDVKFLTAVWCCVVWCIWKKRNECIFKQGSWSKERMVAEIKTRIWGWSSAFNLNQPNADFRRWNAAAQLQG; encoded by the coding sequence ATGACCAAGTGGATTTGGAGATTCTTGGTGGATAAAAATTTACTTTGGGCTAAGGTGGTGAGAGCAAGCCATGGCGAGTTTGTGTGGGAAAACAGTGGGTTGAGCAAAGTTGATGGTAAGAGAATGCAACCTGGTTGGTGGAAAAATGTTGTGAGTATTTGCAGGGGGGACGAGGGTAAGTGGATGCGCGATAATGTGGAGGTGGTGTTGGGAGATGGAGAACTATTTAGTTTTTGGAATGACTGGTGGAGTGGGGAGGGAAAGTTGTCCGAGCTGTTTCCTAGACTCTTTCGGATCTCCGACAACAGAGCCGGAAGAATCAAGAGTATGGGGAATTGGGTTGAAGGTAGTTGGACCTGGAATCTTGGGTGGAGTCGAGAGCCAAGGGGACGGGAATTACAGCAAGTTCAGTCCCTCTTATCCATTATCAATAGACGAGATTTGAGGGTTGACAACCGTGATGGGTGGTGTTGGAAAGCTGCTACAAACGGTGTTTTTTCAGTCAAGTCGGCTTATGAGACTTTAAGCAGGGAGCGAAGACAGAGgaattatcaaataaaagaaGACGAATTGACGCAGATTTCGAAAATCAAAGCCCCCGCAAAAGTCACCCTGACGGCATGGAAGGTCATCAAAGGACGTTTACCAACCATCGACAATCTTATTCGCCGGCAGGTGGCAATTCAGGGGCCGAACCTCTGTGTGATCTGCAACGAGTGGGAAGAGTCAGTCGAGCATCTATTTTTCTCCTGCGCAAAAATAGAAGAAGTCTGGAAGGAGGTGATCCTTTGGATGGGCAAGCAAGCTGTTTTCCACCTTAAAGCGAAGCCTCACTTTAATGCCTTCGCCAACCTTGGGAAAAAGGAAGATGTCAAGTTCTTAACCGCGGTTTGGTGTTGTGTAGTCTGGTGCATCTGGAAGAAGAGAAACGAATGCATTTTCAAACAAGGTTCTTGGTCTAAGGAAAGAATGGTTGCTGAAATAAAGACTAGAATTTGGGGTTGGAGTTCGGCTTTTAATCTGAATCAGCCCAACGCAGACTTCCGCAGATGGAACGCAGCTGCTCAACTTCAGGGTTAA
- the LOC130998662 gene encoding uncharacterized protein LOC130998662: MGKKSSQKKFAAMLDSDDTDSMSSSSSSMRLDNMTENGLDEVQVDKDAMLDQCLDALYEKRGSTREKALASIIESFNSSLQHEFVETKFATLLQQCLNSIKKGSAKEVALASHAIGLLALTVGPGEKAQEILEESFSPISDALRVRPETSKILSLLQCLAVITFVGGEDPEQTEKSMHIMWQVAHPKLGANVATFKPSPAVIAMMVSSWSFLLTTMNGWALNPKSWQESISYFSTLLEKDDRALRMAAGEALALIFEMGNLDKFCGETKDSSDPTVDEGKDSRKLMYLHGLRTKVLGQVRGLSAEAGGKGSAKKDLNSQRNTFRDILDFLENGSTPETLMKIGGDPLNTSSWIQLIQLNFLKHFLGGGFVKHMQENQFLHDVFGFMPKKKFLSGAEQRMSGSEKRMYKSPNSALNKARTQLLNKQRTLAQGKNAGHFAVDE; this comes from the exons AAAGTTCTCAGAAGAAATTTGCTGCAATGCTGGATAGCGATGATACAGATAGTATGAGCTCATCCTCCTCATCTATGCGCTTGGATAATATGACAGAGAATGGTCTTGATGAAGTTCAGGTTGATAAGGATGCGATGCTTGATCAGTGCTTGGATGCTTTGTATGAGAAGAG GGGTTCCACTAGAGAAAAGGCTTTGGCATCTATTATTGAGTCCTTCAATAGCAGTTTGCAGCATGAATTTGTCGAAACAAA GTTTGCTACATTGCTGCAGCAGTGTCTCAATTCAATTAAAAAGGGTTCTGCGAAGGAGGTTGCCTTGGCATCTCATGCAATAG GACTTTTAGCTCTGACTGTGGGTCCTGGGGAGAAGGCTCAAGAGATCTTGGAAGAATCATTCTCCCCTATATCAGATGCTCTAAGAGTTCGGCCTGAGACATCTAAGATTTTGTCT TTACTCCAATGTTTGGCTGTTATTACTTTTGTTGGTGGTGAAGATCCAGAGCAAACGGAAAAATCAATGCACATAATGTGGCAAGTGGCTCATCCTAAATTGGGTGCCAAT GTGGCTACCTTTAAACCTTCACCAGCAGTGATAGCAATGATGGTATCTTCCTGGTCATTTTTACTCACTACTATGAACGGCTGGGCGCTGAACCCTAAGAGTTGGCAAGA GTCAATCTCGTACTTCTCTACACTGTTGGAGAAGGATGACAGAGCACTGCGCATGGCAGCTGGTGAAGCACTTGCTTTAATATTTGAGATGGGGAACCTGGACAAATTCTGTGGAGAAACTAAGGACTCTTCTGACCCCACTGTTGATGAAGGGAAGGATTCTCGAAAACTGATGTACTTACATGGATTGAGGACTAAAGTACTTGGTCAAGTGCGGGGCCTCTCTGCTGAGGCCGGTGGTAAAGGTTCTGCCAAGAAAGATCTCAATAGTCAGAGGAACACATTCCGAGATATCCTGGACTTCCTTGAG AACGGTTCTACACCCGAGACCTTGATGAAGATAGGTGGAGATCCTCTGAACACAAGCTCATGGATTCAATTGATACAG TTGAACTTCCTGAAACATTTCCTTGGAGGAGGATTTGTGAAGCACATGCAG GAGAACCAATTTCTTCATGATGTGTTTGGTTTTATGCCCAAGAAGAAGTTCCTATCAGGGGCCGAGCAACGTATGTCGGGGAGTGAAAAG AGGATGTACAAGTCGCCTAACTCAGCTCTCAACAAGGCGCGAACTCAGTTACTGAATAAACAACGTACATTAGCCCAG GGCAAGAATGCAGGCCACTTTGCAGTCGATGAGTAA
- the LOC131010698 gene encoding uncharacterized protein LOC131010698, whose amino-acid sequence MKLLSFNVRGLGSNVKKREIREIVRKMEIDVCFVQETKREILGLWELKMIWGGEDFGYAEQSAEGRSGGILTIWNEKKFVASSHWEIPGALIVNGFCRIGNLACCLVNVYAAQNPSEKEILWDTIGMMLGQNREACVCVAGDFNAIRAAEERSGRGLQFSPREMRVFDNFITGNALEDIRLQGRGFTWYQPQGLCKTKLDRFLVNDKWLPHLGALKSKRITKIGVGSLPNSTGY is encoded by the coding sequence ATGAAGCTCCTCTCTTTTAATGTTAGAGGTCTGGGGAGTAATGTGAAGAAAAGAGAAATTAGAGAAATTGTTCGGAAAATGGAAATAGACGTGTGTTTTGTTCAAGAAACGAAAAGAGAGATATTGGGGCTCTGGGAACTCAAGATGATTTGGGGTGGTGAGGATTTTGGGTATGCGGAGCAGAGTGCGGAAGGGAGGTCCGGAGGTATACTTACTATTTGGAACGAAAAAAAATTTGTCGCTTCGAGTCACTGGGAGATTCCAGGGGCCCTGATTGTTAACGGATTTTGTCGTATTGGTAATCTTGCCTGCTGCCTGGTTAACGTTTACGCTGCTCAAAATCCGAGCGAAAAGGAAATTTTATGGGATACTATTGGGATGATGTTAGGGCAGAATAGAGAGGCTTGTGTTTGTGTTGCAGGTGATTTCAACGCAATTAGAGCAGCAGAGGAAAGGAGTGGGAGGGGGCTTCAATTCTCGCCGAGAGAAATGAGggtttttgataattttattacaGGAAATGCATTGGAGGATATTCGGTTGCAGGGAAGGGGTTTCACATGGTACCAACCACAAGGCTTGTGCAAAACGAAATTAGATAGATTCCTTGTGAATGACAAGTGGCTTCCACACTTGGGCGCACTCAAAAGCAAGAGGATTACGAAGATCGGTGTCGGATCATTGCCCAATTCTACTGGATACTAA